The Streptomyces uncialis genomic interval GCCAACCACAAACCCGAGCTGATCTGCGCGCTCACCCCCTTCGAGGGCCTGTGCGGCTTCCGCGAACCCACCGCCACCGCCGATCTGCTGACCCGCCTCGGCGTGGACTCCCTCAAGCCGTACGCCGACATGCTGCGCGCCCACCCGCCCGAGGCCGCCCTGCGCGAGGCCCTCACCGCGTTCCTCACCGCCGACCGCGCCGAGATCGCGGCCACGGTCGCCGAGGCGGCCCAGGCCTGCGACCGCCTCGCCCGCTACGAGGACCCCGCCACCGGCAACCCCACCGGCAGCGCGACCGGCGGCACGTCCGGCACCCCCGCCCCGGGCCCCGCCTCCGCCTACGCCGCCTACGCGTCCCTCGCCCACCACTACCCCGGCGACCCGGGCGTACTGGCCGCGATGCTCCTGCACCACGTACGGCTCCAGCCCGGCGAAGCGCTGTTCCTCGGCGCGGGCGTCCCGCACACCTACCTCCAGGGCCTCGGCGTCGAGATCATGGCCAACTCCGACAACGTCCTGCGCTGCGGCCTCACCCCCAAGCACATCGACGTCCCCGAACTCCTGCGCGTCGTCCGCTTCGAGGCCGCCGACCCCGGCATCCTGCGCCCCGAGGCGTCCCCCGACGGCGAAGAGGTCTACGACACCCCCATCGACGAGTTCCGGCTCTCCCGCCTCGTCCACCCCGAGGGCGCCGTCCCCGCCACCCTCACCGCCGACACCCCGCAGATCGTCATGTGCACCGCCGGCACCGTCACCCTGCACGGCGAAGGACCCGACGAGACCCTCCCCCCCGGCGCGTCCGTCTTCGTCCCGGCCGGTGAGAAGACCCGGCTGACCGGCGCCGGAACCGTCTTCCGCGCCACCGTGGTGATCTGACCGCGCCCCCCGCCACGCCCACGGCACCCCCCGCCACACCGACCCGTACGGCCACGAACGAGTGATCGGCACGACGCGGGGGGTACGCAACCCGCGTCCGTACCCGTACGATCCCGCCTCTGTGCACGACTCCACCGCAACCCGTACCACCCGCAACACCGGCACCGTCACCCTCAGTACACACACGGGTACCGGCACCCGACAGGCGTCGGCCCCAGAGCGCCGCACCAGGCGAAGGGACACCACGTACACATGAGTGCGTCAGGCGGAACCAAGGCGATCGTGGCGGCCCTCGTCGCCAACCTCGCGATCGCGGTCGCGAAATTCGTCGCGTTCCTCTTCAGCGGCTCCTCGTCCATGCTCGCCGAGAGCGTCCACTCCATGGCCGACTCCGGCAACCAGGGCCTGCTCCTCCTCGGCGGACGCAAGGCCAAACGCGAGGCCACCCCGCAACACCCCTTCGGCTACGGCCGCGAGCGCTACATCTACGCCTTCCTCGTCTCCATCGTGCTCTTCTCCGTCGGCGGCATGTTCGCCATCTACGAGGGCTACGAGAAGATCAAGCACCCCCACGCCATCGAGAACTGGTACTGGCCCGTCGGCGTCCTCGTCTTCGCGATCATCGCCGAGACCATCTCCTTCCGCACCGCCATCCAGGAGTCCAACGCCGTCCGCGGCTCCCTCTCCTGGAAGGAGTTCGTCCGCCGCGCCAAGGCCCCCGAACTCCCCGTCGTCCTCCTGGAGGACCTCGGCGCACTCGTCGGCCTCTTCCTCGCCCTCGCGGGCGTCTCCCTCGCCCTCGCCACCGGCGACGGCCTCTGGGACGGCATCGGCACCCTCTGCATCGGCGTCCTGCTGATCCTCATCGCCCTCGTCCTCGCCGCCGAGACCAAATCCCTCCTCCTCGGCGAAGCCGCCGGCACCGACGACATCAAGAAGATCGAGACCGCCCTCGTCGACGGCGTCACCGTCACCCGCCTCATCCACATGCGGACCCTCCACCTCGGCCCCGAGGAACTCCTCGTCGCCGCCAAGATCGGCGTCCAGCACGACAACACCGCCGCCCAGGTCGCCGCCGCCATCGACGCCGCCGAGACCCGCGTACGCGACGCCTGCCCCATCGCCCGCGTCATCTACCTCGAACCCGACGTCTACAGCGACACCGAAGCGGCCAAGGGAGCCGACCCCGAAGCCACCCCCGGCGGCCCCCTCGCCCCACCCGCCGCCCCCTGACACCGCGCCCCGCCCGACCCGCCACCACAACGGCCGGAACCGGACCGTCCGCACCACGCCCCCTGGGGCCCGGCCACCCACCGGTGTTAGATTCGTCAGCAGAGCCAGACGTCGCTGCTGATGGCGGTCGGGCGGCCCGCACGCCGGGCCCACCGAGGGAGAGAGGGCCTCCGACGGACTGCGCTGCGCACCACGACCGGGCATTCCTGTGCCCGCCCGCCACCGCGCAGACCAGCCGACCCCACCTCGACCCATCACGAGGAGCAGCTCCCTATGACCACTGTCGACAACCGACAGGACTTCAAGGTCGCCGATCTCTCCCTCGCCGCCTTCGGGCGCAAGGAGATCACCCTGGCCGAGCACGAGATGCCCGGCCTCATGGCGATCCGCCGCGAATACGCCGAGCGCCGGCCGCTCGCCGGCGCCCGCGTCACCGGCTCCCTGCACATGACCGTGCAGACCGCCGTCCTCATCGAGACCCTCGTCGCCCTCGGCGCCGAGGTCCGCTGGGCCTCCTGCAACATCTTCTCCACCCAGGACCACGCCGCCGCCGCGATCGCCGTCGGCCCCGACGGCACCCCCGAGGACCCGCGCGGCGTCCCCGTCTTCGCCTGGAAGGGCGAGACGCTCCAGGAGTACTGGTGGTGCACCGAGCAGGCCCTGACCTGGCCGAACAGCCCCACCGGCGGCCCCAACATGATCCTCGACGACGGCGGCGACGCCACCGTCCTCGTCCACAAGGGCGTCGAGTACGAGCGCGACGGCAAGGTCCCCGCCCTCGACACCGCCGAGTCCGACGAGCACCGCGTCACCCTCGAACTCCTCACCCGCACCCTCGCCGAGAGCCCCCAGAAGTGGACGCGGCTCGCCTCCGAGATCCGCGGCGTCACCGAGGAGACCACCACCGGCGTCCACCGCCTGTACGAGATGCACCGCGACGGCAGCCTGATGTTCCCGGCGATCAACGTCAACGACGCCGTCACCAAGTCGAAGTTCGACAACAAGTACGGCTGCCGCCACTCCCTGATCGACGGCATCAACCGCGCCACCGACGTCCTCATCGGCGGCAAGACCGTCGTCGTCTGCGGCTACGGCGACGTCGGCAAGGGCTCCGCCGAATCGCTCCGCGGCCAGGGCGCCCGCGTGATCATCACCGAGATCGACCCGATCTGCGCGCTCCAGGCGGCGATGGACGGCTACCAGGTCACGACGCTCGACGACGTCATCGACAAGGCCGACATCTTCATCACCACCACCGGCAACAAGGACATCATCATGGCCGCCGACATGGCCAAGATGAAGCACCAGGCGATCGTCGGCAACATCGGCCACTTCGACAACGAGATCGACATGGCCGGCCTCGCCAAGATCCCCGGCATCGTCAAGGACGAGGTCAAGCCCCAGGTCCACACCTGGACGTTCCCCGACGGCAAGGTCCTCATCGTGCTCTCCGAGGGCCGCCTGCTGAACCTCGGCAACGCCACCGGACACCCGTCGTTCGTCATGTCCAACTCGTTCGCGGACCAGACCCTGGCCCAGATCGAGCTGTTCACCAAGCCCGACGAGTACCCCACCGACGTCTACACCCTGCCCAAGCACCTGGACGAGAAGGTCGCCCGGCTCCACCTCGACGCACTCGGCGTGAAGCTCACGACCCTGCGCCCCGAGCAGGCCGCCTACATCGGCGTCGACGTCGCCGGCCCCTACAAGCCGGACCACTACCGCTACTGATCCGCCCCCGCGGAACCAGCAGCACACCGGCAGGACCAAGGCAGGCCCCCGCACCCCCGTGCCGGGGGCCTGCCCCTTGCCCACCGGCCCCGACCACCCGGACCGGCACACCCGCCACACGGCCACCGCGCCCCACCGGAACAGCGGCACACCCCGCGACCGGAGATCAGAACGACCGAGGACCCCGATGCCCCGCGGCCACTACTCGCTCCACGACCCGCACGACCACACCCCCCTCGGCGAAGAACACTTCCACTGCGCCCCCGGCCCCTCCGGCTGGCGCTACGTCTCCCAACGCGTCGACCCCACCGGCGACCACTCCGGCTCCGTCGACCTCGCACTCGACGAACTCGGCCGCCCCATCCGCCTCGAACTCAACGCCGCGAGCTGGCAGGTACGCGGCGCCGCCATCGACGGCGTCACCTGGGTACGCACCGACCCCACCGGAACCCACGCCACCGAAGGCAACGTCCCCGCCCACGCCTTCACCGGCACATCCCCCGCCTTCCTGATCGCCACCGCCCGACTGCTGCGCCTCACCCCGGACACCACCGCCACCCGGGTACGCCTGGTCGCCTTCACCGACCCGGTCCTCGCACCCCGCACCGTCGACCAGTCCTGGGCCCTGGTGAACAGACAAACACACACCACTGACAACGCCCCCCTGACCGTGGACGAGTACCAGGTCACCGCCCTGGACACCGGCGAACAGCACAGCGTCCACCTCAGCGGCGACGTCGTCCTCTCCGCCCCCGGCATCGAGCTGGAGAACCTGGAGACCCCGCCGTCCGTCTTCGACTGACCGGCCGCCCCCTCACGAACCGGACCACGACCACAGGACCACGGGCACGGCACCACGGGCACGGGAGAGATCACCGGTACGGCATCACGAAGGCGGCGCGAACCCCGTGGCCCGACGCCCCTCGCCCCCCGGCTCCCGCACCGCACCGGAACCGGCGGAACCCCCCGGAGCGGCGGCAGCGCCCGCACCCGGCCCGCCCGGCACCCCGGACGCGGGCCCCGGCGCCCCAGGCGGCACGAACCCCCCGGGCGCCACGAAAGCCCCGGCCCCGCCGGCCCCACCGACCGACGGCTCACCGCCGCCGGGATACCCGGCCCCACCGGGACGGCCAGGCCCACCGGGATACGCGGGCCCGCCCGGATACCCGGACCCCGCGTACCCAGGTCCCGGATACCCGGCAACCGCCCCCGCCCCCCACCCGGCGGCCCCGCCGCCCCCGGCGAACGCACGGCGCGCGTCACGCGTCTGCCGCTCGTGCACCACGGCCGCCAGGAACGCGGCCGGCGGCACCCCCGGCGGCACGTCCGCCCCCGTCCGCCCGGCCAGCTCGCCCGCGAGCCGCCGCGCCATCGCCGACCCGACCTGCGGATCGAGCTGGGACATCCGCGTCAGGTACTGCCGCACCGCCAGCCACAGCTCGTCCGGCACCCCCGACAGATCCAGCCCCGAGAACCGCCCGGCGAGCCACGGAGGCGGCGCGGGAACGAACCCACCGCGCCCACCCGGCACCCGTTCCCGTACGACGAGGGTCCCCCCGAACACATCCCCGAGCCTGCGCCCCCGCTCGGACACCAGCGACGCGATGCTCGCCACCGTCCCGAACGTCAGCAGGATCTCGATCATCCCCATCCCGCCGCGCACCAGCGCGTGCCGGAACCGGATCGGCCCGCCGTCGTCCCGCACCACCCGCAGCCCGCACGCCAGCTTCCCCAGCGAACGCCCGTGGGTCAGGGTCTCGACGGCTATGGGTATCCCCACCAGCACCAGCAGGAACGTCGCCACGGTGATCGCCGCCAGGGCCGCCTCGTCCAGCGAGGCGGTGGCCGCTATCAGGCCCGTCATCACCAGGAAGTAGACCGCGAACGCCGCGGCAAGGTCGATCACCACGGCCAGGGCGCGGCTCGGCAGCTTCGCGGGCCGCAGCTCCAGCGCCACCGCTTCGCCCGTCACCAGATCACTCACGATCGTCATCCCTCCTCCGCCCTGGCCTGCCCCGGGCACAGCCAGTCTGCCAAGCTGAAACGCGTCGCCGCAGTACGGACGAGCCCGAGGAGCAGCCGAACCGATGGACCTCGACGTCTTCGTGTCCGCCCACCGGGCGGAATGGGACCGCCTGGACGCCCTGCTCCGCAGACAGCGCCAGCTCAGCGGCGCCGAGGCCGACGAACTCGTCGCCCTCTACCAGCGCACCGCCACCCATCTCTCCCAGATCCGCTCCACCGCCCCCGACCCGCAGCTGATCGGCCGCCTCACCCAGCTCGTGGCCCGCGCGCGCAGTGCCGTCACCGGCACCCGGAGGGCGTCCTGGCGGGACGTGACCCGCTTCCTCACCCACGGATTCCCGGCCGCCGTCTACCGCAGCCGTCGCTGGTGGGTCCCCACCGCCGTGCTCTCCACCCTGGTCGCGGTGCTCCTGGGCTGGTGGATCGGCACCCATCCGGAGGTCCAGGCGGGTATCGGCGCCCCGGCGGAACTGCGTGAGCTGACCCGCCCCGGCGGTGAGTACGAGACGTACTACTCCAGCAACCCGGCGGCGTCCTTCGCGGCCCAGGTCTGGACGAACAACGCCCAGGCAGCGGCGCTCTGTCTGATCCTGGGGGCCTTCCTGTGCCTGCCGGTGATCTGGATCCTCTTCCAGAACATGCTCAACATCGGCGTCGGTATCGGTCTGATGTCCTCGGCCGACCGGCTCGACGTGTTCCTCGGCCTGATCCTTCCGCACGGCCTCCTGGAACTGACCGCGGTGTTCGTCGCGGCCGGCACGGGACTGCGCCTGGGCTGGACGGTCATCGACCCGGGCCCACGCACCCGCCGCGCCGCCCTCGCGGAGGAGGGCCGTGCCGCCCTGGGAATGGCGATCGGACTGGCGCTGGTGCTGTTCGTCTCCGGCGCCATCGAAGGCTTCGTCACCCCGTCCGGCCTGCCCACCTGGGCCCGCGTCACCATCGGTGTCGTCGCCGAGGCGGCCTTCCTCGCATACGTCTGGGTACTCGGCCGCCGGGCCGTCGCGGAAGGCGAGACGGGAGATGTGGACAGCGCCGAACGCAGCGCTTCCGTGCCCCTGGCCGCCTGATGTGCGTCGGCCCCCGTACACCTGCTAGTGTCCTCTTCGCCCCAGGGAAATCTGTTGACACGGACGAGCTGGGGAGGTAGATTTGAACAGTTGCCTACAAACGGGTTCGATCCCGTAGGGTAACGGTGAACATCTATCCGCTTCAGGGAAGTCGCCCAAGGCGATTCCGGAGAAGCCAATCCGATAAATCAGAACTCACCCGGTGGTTCGAACCGCCGGAAGACCTCTGATAAAGTCGGAACCGCCGGAAAGGAAAAGCGCGGAAGCGGTTTTCCCGGAAAGCACCGAGGAAATCGGATACGGAAACGGTCTGATAGAGTCGGGAACACCGAAGGGAAGCGCCCGGAGGAAAGCCTGAGCCGAATGGCTGGGGTGAGTACGAAGGAAGCGTCCGTTCCTTGAGAACTCAACAGCGTGCCAAAAGTCAACGCCAGATATGTTGATTACCCCGTTCCTTGCCGGACTTGTTCCGGTGGGGGCGAGGTTCCTTTGAAATACAACACAGCGAGGATGCTGTGGACGAGTTCGGGACTATTCCTCCCGGCTTGTTCCGCTCCCGTGGTGGTTGACCCGATTACGGGTACACATTCACGGAGAGTTTGATCCTGGCTCAGGACGAACGCTGGCGGCGTGCTTAACACATGCAAGTCGAACGATGAACCACTTCGGTGGGGATTAGTGGCGAACGGGTGAGTAACACGTGGGCAATCTGCCCTGCACTCTGGGACAAGCCCTGGAAACGGGGTCTAATACCGGATACGACCTGCCCTCGCATGGGGGTGGGTGGAAAGCTCCGGCGGTGCAGGATGAGCCCGCGGCCTATCAGCTTGTTGGTGAGGTAGTGGCTCACCAAGGCGACGACGGGTAGCCGGCCTGAGAGGGCGACCGGCCACACTGGGACTGAGACACGGCCCAGACTCCTACGGGAGGCAGCAGTGGGGAATATTGCACAATGGGCGAAAGCCTGATGCAGCGACGCCGCGTGAGGGATGACGGCCTTCGGGTTGTAAACCTCTTTCAGCAGGGAAGAAGCGAAAGTGACGGTACCTGCAGAAGAAGCGCCGGCTAACTACGTGCCAGCAGCCGCGGTAATACGTAGGGCGCGAGCGTTGTCCGGAATTATTGGGCGTAAAGAGCTCGTAGGCGGCTTGTCACGTCGATTGTGAAAGCCCGGGGCTTAACCCCGGGTCTGCAGGCGATACGGGCAGGCTAGAGTTCGGTAGGGGAGATCGGAATTCCTGGTGTAGCGGTGAAATGCGCAGATATCAGGAGGAACACCGGTGGCGAAGGCGGATCTCTGGGCCGATACTGACGCTGAGGAGCGAAAGCGTGGGGAGCGAACAGGATTAGATACCCTGGTAGTCCACGCCGTAAACGGTGGGCACTAGGTGTGGGCAACATTCCACGTTGTCCGTGCCGCAGCTAACGCATTAAGTGCCCCGCCTGGGGAGTACGGCCGCAAGGCTAAAACTCAAAGGAATTGACGGGGGCCCGCACAAGCGGCGGAGCATGTGGCTTAATTCGACGCAACGCGAAGAACCTTACCAAGGCTTGACATACACCGGAAAGCATCAGAGATGGTGCCCCCCTTGTGGTCGGTGTACAGGTGGTGCATGGCTGTCGTCAGCTCGTGTCGTGAGATGTTGGGTTAAGTCCCGCAACGAGCGCAACCCTTGTCCCGTGTTGCCAGCAACGGTTTCGGCCGGTTGGGGACTCACGGGAGACCGCCGGGGTCAACTCGGAGGAAGGTGGGGACGACGTCAAGTCATCATGCCCCTTATGTCTTGGGCTGCACACGTGCTACAATGGCCGGTACAATGAGCTGCGATACCGCGAGGTGGAGCGAATCTCAAAAAGCCGGTCTCAGTTCGGATTGGGGTCTGCAACTCGACCCCATGAAGTCGGAGTCGCTAGTAATCGCAGATCAGCATTGCTGCGGTGAATACGTTCCCGGGCCTTGTACACACCGCCCGTCACGTCATGAAAGTCGGTAACACCCGAAGCCGGTGGCCCAACCCCCTTGTGGGGAGGGAGCTGTCGAAGGTGGGACTGGCGATTAGGACGAAGTCGTAACAAGGTAGCCGTACCGGAAGGTGCGGCTGGATCACCTCCTTTCTAAGGAGCACTTCTCGGCTGCCGGGCTTGCCTGGTGGTCCAGAGGCCAGTTCATCGGCGAATGTCCGGTGCTGGTTGCTCATGGGTGGAACGTTGACTATTCGGTCCGGTTTCCGGGTCGGAGGCTTGCAAGTACTGTCCTTCACTTGTGGAGGGCGTGGAAAGCATGATCTCCGGGCGGGGTCGGGTCGGGCGCGCTGTTGGGTGTCTGAGGGCACGGCCGTACTGGCTTGTGTCTTCGGTTGCCGGCCCCGGTGAAAGTCTGCTTCGGCGGGCTGTGACGGGTGGTTGGTCGTTGTTTGAGAACTGCACAGTGGACGCGAGCATCTGTGGCCAAGTTTTTAAGGGCGCACGGTGGATGCCTTGGTACCAGGAACCGATGAAGGACGTGGGAGGCCACGATAGTCCCCGGGGAGCCGTCAACCAGGCTTTGATCCGGGGGTTTCCGAATGGGGAAACCCGGCAGTCGTCATGGGCTGTCACCCATGCCTGAACACATAGGGCATGTGGAGGGAACGCGGGGAAGTGAAACATCTCAGTACCCGCAGGAAGAGAAAACAACCGTGATTCCGGGAGTAGTGGCGAGCGAAACCGGATGAGGCTAAACCCTGTATGTGTGAGACCCGGCAGGGGTTGCATGCAGGGGGTTGTGGGATCTCTTTGGATCGGTCTGCCGGCCGGTCGGCGAGTTATAAACCGTTGGTGTAGGCGAAGGGCATGCGAAAGGCCCGGCGTAGAGGGTAAGACCCCCGTAGCTGAAACGTCAACGGCTCGTTGGAAGAGACACCCAAGTAGCACGGGGCCCGAGAAATCCCGTGTGAATCTGGCGGGACCACCCGCTAAGCCTAAATATTCCCTGGTGACCGATAGCGGATAGTACCGTGAGGGAATGGTGAAAAGTACCCCGGGAGGGGAGTGAAATAGTACCTGAAACCGTGTGCCTACAAGCCGTGGGAGCGTCGCATGCAAGCTTGCTTGCATGTCGTGACTGCGTGCCTTTTGAAGAATGAGCCTGCGAGTTTGCGGTGTGTTGCGAGGTTAACCCGTGTGGGGAAGCCGTAGCGAAAGCGAGTCCGAACAGGGCGATATAGTAGCGCGCTCAAGACCCGAAGCGGAGTGATCTAGCCATGGGCAGGTTGAAGCGGCTGTAAGAGGTCGTGGAGGACCGAACCCACCAGGGTTGAAAACCTGGGGGATGACCTGTGGTTAGGGGTGAAAGGCCAATCAAACTCCGTGATAGCTGGTTCTCCCCGAAATGCATTTAGGTGCAGCGTCGTGTGTTTCTTGCCGGAGGTAGAGCACTGGATAGGCGATGGGCCCTACCGGGTTACTGACCTTAGCCAAACTCCGAATGCCGGTAAGTGAGAGCGCGGCAGTGAGACTGTGGGGGATAAGCTCCATGGTCGAGAGGGAAACAGCCCAGAGCATCGACTAAGGCCCCTAAGCGTACGCTAAGTGGGAAAGGATGTGGAGTCGCACAGACAACCAGGAGGTTGGCTTAGAAGCAGCCACCCTTGAAAGAGTGCGTAATAGCTCACTGGTCTAGTGATTCCGCGCCGACAATGTAGCGGGGCTCAAGCGTACCGCCGAAGTCGTGTCATTGCAGCATGAGGGCCAACGCCCGCTGTGATGGGTAGGGGAGCGTCGTGTGCCGGGTGAAGCCGCGCCGTAAGGCAGTGGTGGACGGTTCACGAGTGAGAATGCAGGCATGAGTAGCGATACACACGTGGGAAACGTGTGCGCCGATTGACTAAGGGTTCCTGGGTCAAGCTGATCTGCCCAGGGTAAGTCGGGACCTAAGGCGAGGCCGACAGGCGTAGTCGATGGATAACCGGTTGATATTCCGGTACCCGCTGTGAAGCGTCAAACATCGAATCAGGCGATGCTAAGCCCGTGAAGCCGTTCCGGACCCTTCGGGGAAAGGAAAGTGGTGGAGCCGGTGACCCGGACTTGTAGTAGGTGAGTGATGGGGTGACGCAGGAAGGTAGTCCATCCCGGGCGGTGGTTGTCCCGGGGTAAGGGTGTAGGCCGAGTGGCAGGTAAATCCGCCGCTCATCAAGGCTGAGACCTGATGCCGAGCCGATTGTGGTGAAGTGGATGATCCTATGCTGTCGAGAAAAGCCTCTAGCGAGTTTCATGGCGGCCCGTACCCTAAACCGACTCAGGTGGTCAGGTAGAGAATACCGAGGCGTTCGGGTGAACTATGGTTAAGGAACTCGGCAAAATGCCCCCGTAACTTCGGGAGAAGGGGGGCCATTTCTGGTGATAGCACTTGCTGCTTGAGCTGGGGGTGGCCGCAGAGACCAGCGAGAAGCGACTGTTTACTAAAAACACAGGTCCGTGCGAAGCCGTAAGGCGATGTATACGGACTGACGCCTGCCCGGTGCTGGAACGTTAAGGGGACCGGTTAGCTCACTTTCGGGTGGGCGAGGCTGAGAACTTAAGCGCCAGTAAACGGCGGTGGTAACTATAACCATCCTAAGGTAGCGAAATTCCTTGTCGGGTAAGTTCCGACCTGCACGAATGGCGTAACGACTTCTCGACTGTCTCAACCATAGGCCCGGTGAAATTGCACTACGAGTAAAGATGCTCGTTTCGCGCAGCAGGACGGAAAGACCCCGGGACCTTTACTATAGTTTGATATTGGTGTTCGGTTCGGCTTGTGTAGGATAGGTGGGAGACTTTGAAGCGGCCACGCCAGTGGTTGTGGAGTCGCTGTTGAAATACCACTCTGGTCGTGCTGGATGTCTAACCTGGGTCCGTGATCCGGATCAGGGACAGTGTCTGATGGGTAGTTTAACTGGGGCGGTTGCCTCCTAAAGAGTAACGGAGGCGCCCAAAGGTTCCCTCAGCCTGGTTGGTAATCAGGTGTTGAGTGTAAGTGCACAAGGGAGCTTGACTGTGAGACCGACGGGTCGAGCAGGGACGAAAGTCGGGACTAGTGATCCGGCGGTGGCTTGTGGAAGCGCCGTCGCTCAACGGATAAAAGGTACCCCGGGGATAACAGGCTGATCTTCCCCAAGAGTCCATATCGACGGGATGGTTTGGCACCTCGATGTCGGCTCGTCGCATCCTGGGGCTGGAGTCGGTCCCAAGGGTTGGGCTGTTCGCCCATTAAAGCGGTACGCGAGCTGGGTTTAGAACGTCGTGAGACAGTTCGGTCCCTATCCGCTGCGCGCGCAGGAGTCTTGAGAAGGGCTGTCCCTAGTACGAGAGGACCGGGACGGACGAACCTCTGGTGTGCCAGTTGTCCTGCCAAGGGCATGGCTGGTTGGCTACGTTCGGGAGGGATAACCGCTGAAAGCATCTAAGCGGGAAGCCTGCTTCGAGATGAGGACTCCCACCCACTTGATGGGGTAAGGCTCCCAGTAGACGACTGGGTTGATAGGCCAGATATGGAAGCCGGGTGACCGGTGGAGTTGACTGGTACTAATAGGCCGAGGGCTTGTCCTCAGTTGCTCGCGTCCACTGTGTTGGTTCTGAAACCACGAACAACCAACACCCCCCTGCCCCGACCCAAATATTGGGTTGTGTGGGCCGGCGGGGGTGTGCGGGGTGTGTTTCGTAGTGTTTCGGTGGTCATAGCGTGAGGGAAACGCCCGGTTACATTCCGAACCCGGAAGCTAAGCCTTACAGCGCCGATGGTACTGCAGGGGGGACCCTGTGGGAGAGTAGGACACCGCCGAACTAACTTTATATGAAGGCTGTGGTCTTCAAGAGAACTTGTTTCTCTTGAAGACCACGGCCTTCTTTGCGTTCCCGGGTAATTCTTCGCTTTCGGACCCGTTGCGTTCTGCTTTCCGAATGTTCTGGTCTTCTCTTGTCGGCCCGGTGCTACCGGGCCGACAAGACTTGTCAGAGGCGTCCTGCTGCTTTGAGGGCGAGGTAGGCGTCCGCCAGGGCCGGGGGAAGGGCTGCCGGGGTCGCGTCCACGACGGTGACCCCGTGGCGGCGGAGTTGTTCCGCCGTGCGGTGGCGTTCGGCCTGGGCCCGGGCCGCCGCGGCGGCTTCGTAGACCGCGTCCGGGGTGCCACGGGACTTCGACATGGTCTCGATATGAGGGTCCGCCACCGCGGCGACGAGGACCGTGTGGCGCCGGGTGAGCTGGGGGAGGAGCGGGAGCAGGCCTTCTTCGACGGGGGCCGCGTCCAGGCCGGTCAGCAGCACGATCAGGGAACGGCGGGGCGCTGAACGGAGCGCTGTCGCCGTCAGTCCCCGGGCGTCCGTTTCGAGGAGTTCCGGTTCCAGGGGGGCCATCGCGTTGACGAAGGCGGGCAGCAGCTGGCCGGCGGTGCGGCCCTGGACCAGGGCGCGTACCCGGCGGTCGTAGGCGAGCAGGTCGACGCGGTCCCCGGCGCGGGACGCGAGGGCGGCCAGGAGCAGGGCCGCGTCCATCGCGGCGTCCAGCCGGGGGGCGTCACCGACCCGGCCGGCGGAGGTCCGTCCGGTGTCGAGGACGAGCAGGATGTGGCGGTCGCGTTCCGGGCGCCAGGTGCGGACGGCGACGGCGGACCGGCGGGCGGTGGCGCGCCAGTCGATGGAACGGGTGTCGTCGCCGGGGACGTACTCGCGGAGGCTGTCGAACTCGGTGCCCTCACCGCGGGTCAGGACGCTGGTGCGGCCGTCGAGTTCACGCAGCCGGGCCAGTTTCGACGGCAGGTGCTTGCGGCTGTGGAACGGGGGCAGGACGCGTACCGTCCACGGCACCT includes:
- a CDS encoding stage II sporulation protein M; the encoded protein is MDLDVFVSAHRAEWDRLDALLRRQRQLSGAEADELVALYQRTATHLSQIRSTAPDPQLIGRLTQLVARARSAVTGTRRASWRDVTRFLTHGFPAAVYRSRRWWVPTAVLSTLVAVLLGWWIGTHPEVQAGIGAPAELRELTRPGGEYETYYSSNPAASFAAQVWTNNAQAAALCLILGAFLCLPVIWILFQNMLNIGVGIGLMSSADRLDVFLGLILPHGLLELTAVFVAAGTGLRLGWTVIDPGPRTRRAALAEEGRAALGMAIGLALVLFVSGAIEGFVTPSGLPTWARVTIGVVAEAAFLAYVWVLGRRAVAEGETGDVDSAERSASVPLAA
- the ahcY gene encoding adenosylhomocysteinase; this translates as MTTVDNRQDFKVADLSLAAFGRKEITLAEHEMPGLMAIRREYAERRPLAGARVTGSLHMTVQTAVLIETLVALGAEVRWASCNIFSTQDHAAAAIAVGPDGTPEDPRGVPVFAWKGETLQEYWWCTEQALTWPNSPTGGPNMILDDGGDATVLVHKGVEYERDGKVPALDTAESDEHRVTLELLTRTLAESPQKWTRLASEIRGVTEETTTGVHRLYEMHRDGSLMFPAINVNDAVTKSKFDNKYGCRHSLIDGINRATDVLIGGKTVVVCGYGDVGKGSAESLRGQGARVIITEIDPICALQAAMDGYQVTTLDDVIDKADIFITTTGNKDIIMAADMAKMKHQAIVGNIGHFDNEIDMAGLAKIPGIVKDEVKPQVHTWTFPDGKVLIVLSEGRLLNLGNATGHPSFVMSNSFADQTLAQIELFTKPDEYPTDVYTLPKHLDEKVARLHLDALGVKLTTLRPEQAAYIGVDVAGPYKPDHYRY
- a CDS encoding RDD family protein; the protein is MSDLVTGEAVALELRPAKLPSRALAVVIDLAAAFAVYFLVMTGLIAATASLDEAALAAITVATFLLVLVGIPIAVETLTHGRSLGKLACGLRVVRDDGGPIRFRHALVRGGMGMIEILLTFGTVASIASLVSERGRRLGDVFGGTLVVRERVPGGRGGFVPAPPPWLAGRFSGLDLSGVPDELWLAVRQYLTRMSQLDPQVGSAMARRLAGELAGRTGADVPPGVPPAAFLAAVVHERQTRDARRAFAGGGGAAGWGAGAVAGYPGPGYAGSGYPGGPAYPGGPGRPGGAGYPGGGEPSVGGAGGAGAFVAPGGFVPPGAPGPASGVPGGPGAGAAAAPGGSAGSGAVREPGGEGRRATGFAPPS
- a CDS encoding cation diffusion facilitator family transporter gives rise to the protein MSASGGTKAIVAALVANLAIAVAKFVAFLFSGSSSMLAESVHSMADSGNQGLLLLGGRKAKREATPQHPFGYGRERYIYAFLVSIVLFSVGGMFAIYEGYEKIKHPHAIENWYWPVGVLVFAIIAETISFRTAIQESNAVRGSLSWKEFVRRAKAPELPVVLLEDLGALVGLFLALAGVSLALATGDGLWDGIGTLCIGVLLILIALVLAAETKSLLLGEAAGTDDIKKIETALVDGVTVTRLIHMRTLHLGPEELLVAAKIGVQHDNTAAQVAAAIDAAETRVRDACPIARVIYLEPDVYSDTEAAKGADPEATPGGPLAPPAAP
- the manA gene encoding mannose-6-phosphate isomerase, class I, whose amino-acid sequence is MDRLDNTIRPYAWGSVTAIPRLLGTEPTGEPQAEMWMGAHPGAPSRTARGTLADVIDADPRGTLGTPAVERFGPRLPFLLKILAAGAPVSLQVHPDLPQAQRGHAREDRLRIPLDAPHRTYKDANHKPELICALTPFEGLCGFREPTATADLLTRLGVDSLKPYADMLRAHPPEAALREALTAFLTADRAEIAATVAEAAQACDRLARYEDPATGNPTGSATGGTSGTPAPGPASAYAAYASLAHHYPGDPGVLAAMLLHHVRLQPGEALFLGAGVPHTYLQGLGVEIMANSDNVLRCGLTPKHIDVPELLRVVRFEAADPGILRPEASPDGEEVYDTPIDEFRLSRLVHPEGAVPATLTADTPQIVMCTAGTVTLHGEGPDETLPPGASVFVPAGEKTRLTGAGTVFRATVVI